The uncultured Cohaesibacter sp. genome window below encodes:
- a CDS encoding U32 family peptidase C-terminal domain-containing protein has protein sequence MSPLNQKAKRPERSELLMPAGNLEKLKMAVLYGADAIYMGTPDMSLRTKSQMTLEDVVEGIEFAHAHGKRVYLTLNLFSHNKDIDKLPQYVETVRKVKPDGLIVADPGVFMFVKSQAPELELHVSTQANVCSWQSVQFWETQGASLVVMGREVSYPELAEVREKCPDVKLEAFVHGSMCMTYSGRCLLSNFMAERGANQGSCANSCRWKYKVHMKMRDGTVRELKLSEENMELFDFFLEEEQRPGELMQIVEDERGSYILNSRDLCIMPKLPDLLSIGIDSLKVEGRGKSPYYVALVARAYRMAIDDWYADPDGWDPEAYMEELATVPNRGYTLAFHEGRLTNYAHGYEETSTFAEWEFAGMVKEVRDDAFIVLVKNKLEAGDVFEFVSPHLRSPIPIRLYEFEDAKTGKITDVVNPGTNPEIRVPFSLFDHEDPALLARHVPVMTVVRKERALTPAQWARLKHDSEAHELELGTGDQGLYERKNVKLQEAIDADQTKRSTKSPRLGTEGCCGRGCNGCTIFWNDPKYEKARDLLAKNEQGKLLTKQQARQEVIKKVL, from the coding sequence ATGTCGCCTCTTAACCAGAAAGCAAAAAGACCGGAACGGTCCGAACTCTTGATGCCTGCAGGCAATCTGGAAAAGCTCAAGATGGCCGTACTCTATGGCGCCGACGCGATCTACATGGGCACACCGGACATGAGTCTCAGAACCAAGTCCCAGATGACGCTGGAAGATGTCGTCGAGGGGATCGAGTTTGCCCATGCCCATGGCAAAAGGGTCTATCTCACACTCAACCTGTTTTCGCATAACAAGGACATCGACAAGCTGCCGCAGTATGTCGAGACGGTGCGCAAGGTGAAGCCGGACGGGTTGATCGTCGCCGACCCGGGCGTGTTCATGTTCGTCAAGTCTCAGGCGCCGGAGCTGGAACTGCATGTGTCGACGCAGGCCAACGTCTGCTCCTGGCAATCGGTTCAGTTCTGGGAAACTCAGGGGGCCAGTCTGGTGGTCATGGGGCGTGAGGTTTCCTATCCGGAGCTTGCCGAAGTGCGGGAAAAATGCCCGGATGTGAAGCTTGAAGCCTTTGTTCACGGCTCCATGTGCATGACCTATTCCGGTCGTTGTCTCCTGTCCAACTTCATGGCCGAGCGCGGAGCCAATCAGGGCTCCTGCGCCAACAGCTGTCGCTGGAAATATAAGGTGCACATGAAAATGCGTGATGGCACCGTGCGCGAGCTGAAGCTTTCGGAAGAAAACATGGAGCTGTTCGACTTCTTCCTCGAGGAAGAACAGCGGCCCGGCGAGCTGATGCAGATCGTCGAGGACGAGCGCGGTTCCTACATCCTCAACAGTCGTGATCTTTGCATCATGCCGAAACTGCCGGACCTTCTGTCAATCGGCATCGATAGTCTGAAGGTAGAGGGGCGAGGCAAAAGTCCCTACTATGTGGCACTTGTGGCGCGCGCCTATCGCATGGCGATCGATGACTGGTACGCCGACCCGGACGGCTGGGACCCCGAGGCCTATATGGAAGAGCTGGCCACGGTGCCGAACCGTGGCTATACGCTGGCGTTCCACGAAGGCCGTTTGACCAACTATGCCCACGGCTATGAAGAAACGTCGACCTTTGCCGAATGGGAATTTGCCGGCATGGTCAAGGAAGTGCGTGATGATGCGTTCATCGTGCTGGTGAAGAACAAGCTGGAAGCCGGTGACGTGTTCGAGTTCGTCTCCCCTCACCTGCGATCCCCCATTCCGATCCGGCTCTATGAATTCGAGGATGCCAAGACCGGAAAGATCACGGACGTTGTCAACCCGGGCACCAATCCGGAAATCCGCGTGCCCTTCTCGCTGTTTGATCATGAAGATCCGGCCCTGTTGGCTAGACATGTTCCCGTGATGACGGTGGTTCGCAAGGAACGTGCCCTGACGCCGGCGCAATGGGCGCGGCTCAAGCACGATTCCGAAGCGCATGAGTTGGAACTCGGCACGGGCGATCAGGGGCTCTACGAGCGCAAGAATGTCAAGTTGCAGGAAGCGATTGATGCGGACCAGACCAAACGCTCGACCAAGAGTCCGCGTCTTGGCACGGAGGGGTGTTGTGGTCGTGGCTGTAACGGCTGCACGATCTTCTGGAACGATCCGAAATATGAAAAGGCCCGTGACTTGCTTGCCAAGAATGAACAGGGCAAGTTGTTGACCAAGCAGCAGGCGCGGCAGGAAGTCATCAAGAAGGTTTTATGA
- a CDS encoding rhodanese-like domain-containing protein, with protein MTFCISAFSGTAYAVRFARPALLGLAILACFLSSETFAADPLVTPKWLQDHLSDDAVTVVDLQPAAGYARIHIAGSVNSDFNKWRQPKPVKGMSLPDERYLDELIGSLGISSDSHVVLAPVGVNAGEIAVATRIYWTFKVLGHENISILDGGLIAYSQLGDAKWSDQPTAITRQSYQASADLTMAPEASEVLKEWKDGVSFVDFRSEGEYYGKAGGDRPGTIPNAKNLPFELLVEPVKGGRFLSVEQIKTLFTTHQVPMEGQQIAFCNSGHRASLGWFVSHELLGNKDVRLYDGSMSEWTKLPDYPVAIPKVN; from the coding sequence ATGACCTTTTGTATTTCCGCGTTCTCGGGAACAGCCTATGCTGTTCGTTTTGCCCGTCCAGCACTTTTGGGACTGGCCATCCTCGCATGTTTCCTGTCTTCCGAGACCTTCGCTGCAGATCCCCTTGTGACACCGAAATGGCTACAGGACCATCTGTCCGATGACGCTGTTACTGTCGTGGATCTGCAGCCAGCAGCAGGCTATGCGCGCATCCATATTGCCGGTTCAGTCAACAGCGACTTCAACAAATGGCGCCAGCCCAAACCCGTAAAGGGCATGTCTTTGCCCGATGAGCGTTATCTCGACGAACTGATCGGTTCTCTGGGCATCTCGAGCGACAGCCACGTCGTGCTGGCCCCGGTTGGCGTCAATGCGGGTGAGATTGCAGTTGCAACGCGCATTTACTGGACCTTCAAGGTTCTCGGACACGAAAACATCTCGATCCTTGACGGAGGCCTGATCGCCTACAGCCAATTGGGCGATGCCAAATGGTCTGACCAGCCGACGGCAATCACACGGCAGTCTTATCAGGCAAGCGCCGACCTGACCATGGCTCCCGAAGCAAGTGAAGTGCTCAAGGAGTGGAAGGATGGTGTCTCATTTGTCGATTTTCGCTCGGAGGGCGAATACTACGGCAAAGCTGGCGGTGATCGACCCGGCACGATCCCAAACGCGAAAAACCTGCCCTTTGAATTGCTAGTGGAGCCGGTCAAGGGTGGACGTTTCCTGTCAGTTGAGCAGATCAAGACGCTTTTCACCACACATCAGGTTCCAATGGAAGGACAGCAGATCGCCTTCTGCAATTCCGGCCACAGAGCGTCCCTTGGCTGGTTTGTCTCCCACGAACTCCTCGGCAACAAGGACGTCCGCCTCTATGACGGCTCGATGTCCGAGTGGACCAAACTGCCGGACTACCCGGTCGCCATCCCCAAGGTGAATTAG
- a CDS encoding monovalent cation:proton antiporter-2 (CPA2) family protein, giving the protein MANPTEPLFFSEAIVFLGAAVVAVPIAKRIGVGAIIGYLIAGMVIGPFGLGAIHSVEKIQPIAELGVVLLLFVLGLELNPNRLWRMKSDIFGLGSSQILLTGFVLAGIMTMIGLKQPVAIIGGFGMALSSTAFAVQILKDRGDFSSAYGQRAFGILLMQDIAIVPLLAMVDILVSGGASQSDNTVWEQIGITIVAVLLVIVIGRYLLSHLFAILANTQAREMMLAAALLVALGSAALMHWAGLSMALGSFLAGIMLAESSYRHTLEADIFPFRSLLMGLFFMTVGMTLNLPVTLAYLWQIIVGVVVVMSMKGLILWLLAKLTGSSNADAMSIAVALPQAGEFTFVLFAAATSAGLESDLFTVMAAIVILTMIMTPFVGKAHAAWQKHKESQKAREPEVAQEKFDDHAPQVLVVGFGRFGMVVAQMLMSNGLGIVAIDNNARRAVQARRLGLPVYYGDATREDVLRAAGAGDALLIALCVENELVMAKAIELIKHCFPKAKIFCRATDRAHAVQLAMSEVDYHIRETFESGITFGREALDQLGISTERIVEIEEEVRQQDLERIVCDAALAAEGKPAAPRVDPVRKTVEKTAASK; this is encoded by the coding sequence ATGGCCAATCCAACCGAACCCCTGTTCTTTTCCGAAGCCATCGTCTTCCTGGGCGCGGCTGTTGTTGCGGTTCCCATTGCCAAGAGGATCGGTGTAGGTGCGATTATCGGCTATCTGATCGCCGGCATGGTTATCGGGCCGTTCGGTCTGGGGGCCATTCACTCGGTTGAGAAGATTCAGCCGATTGCAGAGCTGGGGGTTGTCCTGCTGTTGTTCGTGCTCGGGTTGGAGCTCAATCCCAACCGGCTCTGGCGCATGAAAAGTGATATCTTCGGGCTAGGCTCAAGCCAGATCCTTTTGACCGGCTTTGTTCTCGCCGGGATCATGACCATGATCGGGTTGAAGCAGCCTGTCGCCATTATCGGCGGGTTCGGCATGGCCCTTTCCTCCACGGCCTTTGCCGTTCAAATTCTCAAGGATCGGGGCGATTTTTCCTCCGCCTACGGCCAGCGGGCCTTTGGCATACTGTTGATGCAGGACATTGCCATCGTCCCCTTGCTGGCGATGGTTGACATTCTGGTCTCCGGCGGGGCCTCGCAATCGGACAACACGGTCTGGGAGCAGATCGGTATAACCATTGTTGCGGTGCTGCTGGTGATTGTCATCGGGCGCTATCTGCTTTCCCATCTTTTCGCCATTCTGGCCAACACGCAAGCTCGCGAGATGATGCTTGCTGCTGCGTTGCTGGTCGCGCTTGGCAGTGCTGCGCTCATGCATTGGGCCGGGTTGTCGATGGCGCTGGGTTCCTTTCTTGCTGGCATCATGTTGGCTGAATCCAGCTACCGCCACACACTGGAAGCCGATATCTTTCCGTTTCGCTCGCTGTTGATGGGGTTGTTCTTCATGACAGTCGGCATGACGCTCAACCTGCCGGTTACGCTTGCCTATCTTTGGCAGATCATTGTGGGCGTCGTCGTGGTGATGAGCATGAAGGGTCTCATCTTGTGGCTACTGGCCAAGCTTACCGGGTCGTCCAATGCCGACGCCATGAGCATCGCTGTCGCCTTGCCTCAGGCGGGAGAGTTCACCTTCGTGTTGTTTGCCGCAGCAACCTCAGCCGGGCTTGAAAGCGATCTGTTTACCGTTATGGCCGCGATTGTCATCCTGACGATGATCATGACGCCGTTTGTTGGCAAGGCGCATGCTGCCTGGCAGAAGCACAAGGAGAGCCAGAAAGCCCGTGAACCTGAAGTAGCGCAGGAAAAATTCGATGACCACGCGCCGCAGGTTCTGGTGGTCGGCTTCGGGCGGTTTGGCATGGTCGTAGCCCAGATGCTGATGTCAAACGGACTTGGTATCGTGGCTATCGACAACAACGCCCGACGGGCAGTTCAGGCGCGGCGACTGGGGCTGCCGGTCTATTATGGAGATGCGACGCGGGAAGATGTTCTGCGGGCCGCCGGTGCCGGTGACGCATTGTTGATCGCGCTCTGCGTCGAAAATGAACTGGTGATGGCCAAGGCAATCGAGTTGATCAAGCACTGTTTCCCCAAGGCCAAGATCTTCTGCCGGGCAACCGACCGGGCCCACGCTGTCCAGCTGGCCATGAGTGAGGTCGATTATCACATTCGTGAAACCTTCGAAAGTGGCATTACCTTTGGCCGGGAGGCGCTCGACCAACTGGGTATTTCAACAGAACGGATTGTCGAGATCGAGGAAGAGGTGCGTCAGCAGGATCTGGAGCGCATTGTCTGCGATGCAGCACTTGCGGCCGAGGGCAAACCAGCGGCGCCACGTGTAGACCCTGTCCGCAAGACGGTCGAAAAGACTGCCGCCAGCAAGTAG
- a CDS encoding VOC family protein, translating into MKYLHTMVRVSNIEESLDFYCNKLGLKEVRRSENANGRFTLIFLSVDGRLENCVELTYNWDPEEYGEGRNFGHLAYEVDNIYEFCQKLMDAGVVINRPPRDGNMAFVRSPDNISIELLQKGDPLPPAEPWASMQNTGKW; encoded by the coding sequence ATGAAGTATCTCCATACGATGGTGCGCGTCAGCAACATTGAAGAATCTCTTGATTTCTATTGCAACAAACTCGGTCTGAAAGAAGTCCGCCGTTCAGAGAATGCCAATGGTCGCTTCACTCTCATTTTCCTCTCGGTTGACGGTCGGTTGGAAAATTGCGTTGAGCTGACCTACAATTGGGATCCTGAAGAATATGGCGAGGGCCGCAATTTTGGCCACCTGGCTTATGAAGTAGACAACATTTATGAATTTTGTCAAAAGCTGATGGATGCTGGCGTGGTTATCAACCGCCCTCCCCGTGATGGCAATATGGCCTTTGTTCGGTCCCCTGACAATATCTCGATCGAGCTGTTGCAGAAAGGCGACCCACTTCCTCCTGCAGAGCCATGGGCATCCATGCAGAACACAGGCAAATGGTAA
- a CDS encoding Sir2 family NAD-dependent protein deacetylase: MDFNSPKLIADELMTLIEHSDHIVAFTGAGISTESGIPDFRSPKGLWAQMEPIMFDDFISSEETRLEDWRRRFIQNEEFSKSVPNEGHKALVRLERRGKLSCTITQNIDGLHQRSGLPTDRIIEIHGNGTFATCLDCHAVMTLAEAELHIRTHGTSPTCPNCGGIVKTAIINFGQAMPEEEMRQAMHQAGDCDLFIVLGSSLVVYPAAGLPQIAKQHGARLVIINRDPTPLDELADMSIQHEIGDIMQFIA, from the coding sequence ATGGATTTCAATAGCCCAAAATTGATTGCCGATGAGCTCATGACCCTGATCGAACATTCTGATCATATCGTTGCCTTTACCGGGGCAGGGATCAGTACGGAAAGCGGCATTCCGGATTTCCGTTCTCCAAAGGGTCTCTGGGCACAAATGGAACCGATCATGTTTGATGATTTCATTTCAAGTGAAGAAACACGCCTTGAGGACTGGAGAAGACGTTTCATTCAAAATGAAGAGTTTTCTAAATCAGTGCCGAACGAAGGGCACAAGGCACTCGTCCGCCTCGAACGGCGAGGAAAACTGAGCTGCACCATCACACAGAATATCGACGGACTTCATCAGCGCAGTGGTCTGCCAACCGACAGGATCATCGAAATCCACGGCAACGGAACCTTCGCCACATGCCTTGACTGTCACGCAGTCATGACGCTGGCCGAAGCCGAACTCCACATCAGGACGCACGGTACATCGCCCACCTGTCCCAACTGTGGTGGCATTGTCAAAACTGCTATCATCAACTTTGGCCAGGCCATGCCGGAAGAGGAAATGCGACAGGCCATGCATCAGGCCGGTGATTGTGACCTGTTTATCGTTCTGGGATCGTCGCTCGTCGTTTACCCGGCTGCCGGACTTCCCCAGATAGCCAAGCAGCATGGCGCACGACTCGTGATCATCAATCGCGACCCGACTCCCCTTGATGAACTCGCAGACATGAGCATCCAGCACGAAATTGGTGACATCATGCAATTCATTGCGTGA
- a CDS encoding cold-shock protein, with product MGVKIVPEQQPLEIAASDDAALDVTQIAGKIKWFDVAKGFGFIVPDDNSSDVLLHVTCLRRDGYRTAYEGARVVCEVLQGPRGLQALRILSMDESTAIHPSQLPPANTHVKVDPTSELEKAWVKWFNREKGFGFLTQGEGSEDIFIHMETLRIYGLTELRPHQEVLVRYGPSPKGKMATEIRPSTGAHIPSSH from the coding sequence ATGGGGGTGAAGATAGTACCAGAGCAGCAACCTTTGGAAATCGCCGCATCGGATGATGCTGCCTTGGATGTCACGCAGATTGCGGGCAAGATCAAATGGTTTGATGTCGCCAAAGGTTTCGGCTTTATTGTGCCGGATGACAACAGCTCTGATGTTTTGTTGCATGTAACCTGCCTTCGCCGGGATGGCTATCGCACCGCCTATGAAGGCGCGCGCGTCGTTTGCGAGGTACTTCAGGGTCCACGTGGCTTACAGGCCTTGCGCATCCTTTCCATGGATGAAAGCACCGCGATCCATCCTTCCCAGCTGCCTCCCGCCAACACCCACGTAAAGGTCGACCCCACCAGCGAGCTGGAAAAAGCCTGGGTCAAATGGTTCAACCGGGAAAAGGGCTTTGGATTCCTGACGCAAGGCGAGGGATCTGAGGACATTTTCATTCATATGGAAACCCTGCGCATCTATGGCCTTACTGAACTGCGACCACATCAGGAAGTGCTTGTTCGTTATGGCCCAAGCCCCAAAGGCAAGATGGCAACGGAAATCCGTCCGTCCACCGGAGCCCATATCCCGTCTTCCCATTGA
- a CDS encoding DUF192 domain-containing protein, producing the protein MPFIQHAKAALVLIILTASFSLSGMQASLAVEPAGAIKPLESVPTDSIAEYLSDQTHLVIESANGNSAFVIELALDDATRMKGLMFRTSLADGHGMLFDFDATEPVFMWMKNTYISLDMIFAEEDGTIHHIVKATTPLSESVIGSAGPVRYVLEVPKGTADKLGIKPGDKMLHQLFTPKSSK; encoded by the coding sequence ATGCCATTCATCCAACACGCAAAAGCCGCTTTGGTACTCATCATTCTTACTGCCAGCTTCAGCCTGTCCGGAATGCAGGCGTCACTGGCTGTTGAGCCTGCTGGCGCGATCAAGCCACTGGAATCCGTTCCGACCGATTCAATCGCGGAATACCTCAGCGATCAGACACACCTTGTCATTGAGAGCGCAAACGGCAACAGTGCCTTTGTTATCGAACTGGCGCTTGATGATGCTACGCGCATGAAGGGGCTGATGTTTCGGACCAGTCTGGCGGACGGTCATGGCATGCTGTTCGACTTCGACGCTACAGAACCGGTGTTCATGTGGATGAAAAACACCTATATTTCGCTCGACATGATCTTTGCCGAAGAAGACGGAACCATCCACCATATCGTCAAGGCAACGACCCCCTTGTCGGAATCTGTGATCGGCTCAGCCGGACCGGTGCGCTATGTTCTGGAAGTTCCAAAGGGGACGGCAGACAAGCTGGGGATCAAACCGGGAGACAAAATGCTCCATCAATTGTTCACACCCAAATCATCTAAATAG
- a CDS encoding ETC complex I subunit translates to MTKARIFRPAKNAMQSGLANSQNWHLTFEPETARNKDPLTGHISSSDTRQQINMSFPTKEAAVSYAQRHDIAFQILEPKARKRIVKAYSDNFSFERQEGNWTH, encoded by the coding sequence ATGACAAAAGCGAGAATTTTCAGACCCGCCAAGAATGCCATGCAGTCCGGTTTGGCGAACAGCCAGAACTGGCATCTCACGTTCGAACCAGAGACTGCAAGGAACAAGGATCCGCTGACCGGACATATTTCGTCATCTGATACCCGCCAGCAGATCAACATGTCGTTTCCGACAAAGGAGGCCGCCGTCTCCTATGCCCAGCGACATGACATAGCTTTTCAGATTCTGGAACCCAAGGCACGCAAGAGGATTGTCAAAGCCTATTCGGACAATTTTTCCTTCGAGCGTCAGGAAGGGAACTGGACCCACTGA